AAGCTGAAGCAGAAGCTCGCCGGAAAGCCCAACAAGATTGTCCACAAGTTAATGAACATCCACCACGggtaatttttttcattttctttttacttcatagatcttgtttattttctttaacttttacATTCACCTTTGgtctttatttcatttttttattaggaTTTTGGTGACGGCAGTTACCTTATCAAAGATTGGAGTCACTCACACAGAGCTTTACTTAGTATAATTGTCAAACAAGTACAAGGTAACactattaaatttaaaattttgtgcaTAGTTAAATATGTCAATTCCAAGTGATAGTTTGAgtgttttggttgttgattTGAACTCTAATTCTAGAGATAGTGAATCgagtatattttatttggttaggACTTATTAGGACTGATAAAATTAAATCTTGTTTTTAAACGCAGCTATCTGTTGGGCTCTAGTTTTGGGAAAAATACTAGAGTTCACCTACAATAAGAACCGTCCCATTGCTCAACACAAATTTCTGGATATAGATAGTTTTGCTGAAAAGGTCAAATTGAAACCAGGTGAGCTTATCGCTCAGAAGAAGTTGGATACCGATGATATGGCTGTTGGTTCTCTGAGGAACGCAATGGACCATATCTTCCTTAAAGGAATCGAAAAAATTGATGGAAGAAAGAAGGTAAATATTTAGACATATATCTCAatttattgatatgtttttttggtaagttCTATATACCAATATTAGTTTTAAAGTGTAAATGcataataattattatgttatcgTAAATATTTcattccaaaatcaaaaatatttattttgtagggTGGAG
This Camelina sativa cultivar DH55 unplaced genomic scaffold, Cs unpScaffold02561, whole genome shotgun sequence DNA region includes the following protein-coding sequences:
- the LOC104774357 gene encoding uncharacterized protein LOC104774357, yielding EAEARRKAQQDCPQVNEHPPRDFGDGSYLIKDWSHSHRALLSIIVKQVQAICWALVLGKILEFTYNKNRPIAQHKFLDIDSFAEKVKLKPGELIAQKKLDTDDMAVGSLRNAMDHIFLKGIEKIDGRKKGGAGKAYAIKGRFVGVQNSTAEDIVRKVDIGLVGLTVDIDEGLRTLKKGIYRVPKPQVGALKHALTIVGYGMTKEDELFFLVQ